One Scophthalmus maximus strain ysfricsl-2021 chromosome 9, ASM2237912v1, whole genome shotgun sequence genomic region harbors:
- the LOC118319966 gene encoding alpha-1,3-mannosyl-glycoprotein 4-beta-N-acetylglucosaminyltransferase B isoform X1: protein MSKGSNGTHPTSTTTTTTIFTETKTVMQLTGHPGRQVFLQPNIYHYMPHLRQHPDSLIPNLILGQGRRGVSIVLGIPTVKRDKQNYLVSTLNSLLYSLNYFQRQDLLIIVFVAEVDSTFVSSIAETIRKNFPKDVQSGLLEVISPSPHYYPDFTALTETFGDSKDRVKWRTKQNLDFSFLMQYAQDRGTYYVQLEDDVVAKAGYFNDLKNFAAQEASKPWLYLEFSHLGFIGKMFRTRDLPTVAEFFLMFHRDKPIDWLLDHILWVKVCSPEKDAKDCNEKKALLKQRYTPSLFQHVGLHSSLPGKLQHLKDKDFGKQTLYQAHNNPAAELSSSLKHYQQHSLHRAYRGEDFFWALTPIQGDYILLNFSQPIHISGYLFRSGNIETSGDKFHNTTVEVLPSNASTRDKQVIGSSTLHKGSDKAFIIIGAFENGVSEGEIEEALQPISALRLVVHSDSDVWALLSEIFIKV from the exons aaacaaaaacagtaatgCAGCTGACCGGTCATCCTGGTCGACAGGTGTTCCTCCAACCCAACATTTACCACTACATGCCTCACCTCAGACAACATCCAGACAGCCTTATACCCAACCTAATCCTGGGTCAGGGACGCCGTGGAG TGTCCATAGTGCTGGGTATTCCTACAGTGAAACGTGATAAGCAGAACTACCTGGTCAGCACACTCAACTCTCTGCTCTACAGCCTGAATTACTTTCAACGCCAAGATCTCCTCATCATTGTCTTTGTTGCTGag GTGGACTCAACATTTGTGAGCAGCATAGCAGAGACCATCAGGAAAAA TTTTCCCAAGGATGTGCAGTCAGGATTACTGGAGGTAATCTCTCCTTCACCACATTACTACCCTGACTTCACCGCCCTAACAGAGACCTTTGGAGACTCCAAGGACAGAGTCAA GTGGCGAACAAAGCAGAATCTGGACTTCAGCTTCCTCATGCAATATGCTCAGGACAGAGGAACGTATTATGTTCAG ttaGAAGATGATGTTGTTGCAAAGGCTGGCTACTTCAATGACTTGAAAAACTTTGCCGCCCAGGAAGCTTCAAAGCCATGGCTCTACCTGGAGTTCTCCCATCTTGGATTTAtag gGAAGATGTTCCGAACTCGTGACCTCCCGACGGTCGCTGAGTTTTTCCTGATGTTCCATAGAGACAAACCTATCGACTGGCTTTTGGATCACATTCTGTGGGTGAAGGTTTGCAGCCCAGAGAAAGATGCG AAAGACTGCAATGAAAAGAAGGCACTGCTCAAGCAGAGGTACACGCCCTCACTCTTCCAACATGTAGGCCTGCATTCCTCTCTGCCTGGGAAACTGCAGCATCTGAAG GATAAGGACTTTGGGAAGCAGACTCTGTACCAGGCCCATAACAACCCAGCTGCAGAGCTGAGCAGCAGCCTAAAACATTACCAGCAGCACAGTCTGCACAGAGCTTATAGAGGAGAGGACTTCTTCTGGGCATTAACACCCATACAGGGTGATTACATTCTCCTCAACTTCTCCCAGCCAATCCACATATCTGG GTACCTGTTTCGCAGTGGAAACATTGAGACAAGTGGAGATAAATTCCACAACACCACAGTGGAAGTGCTGCCCAGTAAC GCATCAACAAGAGACAAACAAGTCATTGGCTCATCTACTCTCCACAAAGGGTCTGATAAGGCCTTCATCATTATTG GTGCGTTTGAGAATGGAGTCTCTGAGGGGGAGATTGAGGAAGCGCTGCAGCCGATCTCAGCACTACGCCTGGTGGTTCATTCTGACTCCGACGTCTGGGCTCTTCTGAGTGAG ATATTCATTAAAGTTTGA
- the LOC118319966 gene encoding alpha-1,3-mannosyl-glycoprotein 4-beta-N-acetylglucosaminyltransferase B isoform X3: MSKGSNGTHPTSTTTTTTIFTETKTVMQLTGHPGRQVFLQPNIYHYMPHLRQHPDSLIPNLILGQGRRGVSIVLGIPTVKRDKQNYLVSTLNSLLYSLNYFQRQDLLIIVFVAEVDSTFVSSIAETIRKNFPKDVQSGLLEVISPSPHYYPDFTALTETFGDSKDRVKWRTKQNLDFSFLMQYAQDRGTYYVQLEDDVVAKAGYFNDLKNFAAQEASKPWLYLEFSHLGFIGKMFRTRDLPTVAEFFLMFHRDKPIDWLLDHILWVKVCSPEKDADKDFGKQTLYQAHNNPAAELSSSLKHYQQHSLHRAYRGEDFFWALTPIQGDYILLNFSQPIHISGYLFRSGNIETSGDKFHNTTVEVLPSNASTRDKQVIGSSTLHKGSDKAFIIIGAFENGVSEGEIEEALQPISALRLVVHSDSDVWALLSEIFIKV, translated from the exons aaacaaaaacagtaatgCAGCTGACCGGTCATCCTGGTCGACAGGTGTTCCTCCAACCCAACATTTACCACTACATGCCTCACCTCAGACAACATCCAGACAGCCTTATACCCAACCTAATCCTGGGTCAGGGACGCCGTGGAG TGTCCATAGTGCTGGGTATTCCTACAGTGAAACGTGATAAGCAGAACTACCTGGTCAGCACACTCAACTCTCTGCTCTACAGCCTGAATTACTTTCAACGCCAAGATCTCCTCATCATTGTCTTTGTTGCTGag GTGGACTCAACATTTGTGAGCAGCATAGCAGAGACCATCAGGAAAAA TTTTCCCAAGGATGTGCAGTCAGGATTACTGGAGGTAATCTCTCCTTCACCACATTACTACCCTGACTTCACCGCCCTAACAGAGACCTTTGGAGACTCCAAGGACAGAGTCAA GTGGCGAACAAAGCAGAATCTGGACTTCAGCTTCCTCATGCAATATGCTCAGGACAGAGGAACGTATTATGTTCAG ttaGAAGATGATGTTGTTGCAAAGGCTGGCTACTTCAATGACTTGAAAAACTTTGCCGCCCAGGAAGCTTCAAAGCCATGGCTCTACCTGGAGTTCTCCCATCTTGGATTTAtag gGAAGATGTTCCGAACTCGTGACCTCCCGACGGTCGCTGAGTTTTTCCTGATGTTCCATAGAGACAAACCTATCGACTGGCTTTTGGATCACATTCTGTGGGTGAAGGTTTGCAGCCCAGAGAAAGATGCG GATAAGGACTTTGGGAAGCAGACTCTGTACCAGGCCCATAACAACCCAGCTGCAGAGCTGAGCAGCAGCCTAAAACATTACCAGCAGCACAGTCTGCACAGAGCTTATAGAGGAGAGGACTTCTTCTGGGCATTAACACCCATACAGGGTGATTACATTCTCCTCAACTTCTCCCAGCCAATCCACATATCTGG GTACCTGTTTCGCAGTGGAAACATTGAGACAAGTGGAGATAAATTCCACAACACCACAGTGGAAGTGCTGCCCAGTAAC GCATCAACAAGAGACAAACAAGTCATTGGCTCATCTACTCTCCACAAAGGGTCTGATAAGGCCTTCATCATTATTG GTGCGTTTGAGAATGGAGTCTCTGAGGGGGAGATTGAGGAAGCGCTGCAGCCGATCTCAGCACTACGCCTGGTGGTTCATTCTGACTCCGACGTCTGGGCTCTTCTGAGTGAG ATATTCATTAAAGTTTGA
- the LOC118319966 gene encoding alpha-1,3-mannosyl-glycoprotein 4-beta-N-acetylglucosaminyltransferase B isoform X2 — protein MSKGSNGTHPTSTTTTTTIFTETKTVMQLTGHPGRQVFLQPNIYHYMPHLRQHPDSLIPNLILGQGRRGVSIVLGIPTVKRDKQNYLVSTLNSLLYSLNYFQRQDLLIIVFVAEVDSTFVSSIAETIRKNFPKDVQSGLLEVISPSPHYYPDFTALTETFGDSKDRVKWRTKQNLDFSFLMQYAQDRGTYYVQLEDDVVAKAGYFNDLKNFAAQEASKPWLYLEFSHLGFIGKMFRTRDLPTVAEFFLMFHRDKPIDWLLDHILWVKVCSPEKDAKDCNEKKALLKQRYTPSLFQHVGLHSSLPGKLQHLKDKDFGKQTLYQAHNNPAAELSSSLKHYQQHSLHRAYRGEDFFWALTPIQGDYILLNFSQPIHISGYLFRSGNIETSGDKFHNTTVEVLPSNASTRDKQVIGSSTLHKGSDKAFIIIGAFENGVSEGEIEEALQPISALRLVVHSDSDVWALLSEV, from the exons aaacaaaaacagtaatgCAGCTGACCGGTCATCCTGGTCGACAGGTGTTCCTCCAACCCAACATTTACCACTACATGCCTCACCTCAGACAACATCCAGACAGCCTTATACCCAACCTAATCCTGGGTCAGGGACGCCGTGGAG TGTCCATAGTGCTGGGTATTCCTACAGTGAAACGTGATAAGCAGAACTACCTGGTCAGCACACTCAACTCTCTGCTCTACAGCCTGAATTACTTTCAACGCCAAGATCTCCTCATCATTGTCTTTGTTGCTGag GTGGACTCAACATTTGTGAGCAGCATAGCAGAGACCATCAGGAAAAA TTTTCCCAAGGATGTGCAGTCAGGATTACTGGAGGTAATCTCTCCTTCACCACATTACTACCCTGACTTCACCGCCCTAACAGAGACCTTTGGAGACTCCAAGGACAGAGTCAA GTGGCGAACAAAGCAGAATCTGGACTTCAGCTTCCTCATGCAATATGCTCAGGACAGAGGAACGTATTATGTTCAG ttaGAAGATGATGTTGTTGCAAAGGCTGGCTACTTCAATGACTTGAAAAACTTTGCCGCCCAGGAAGCTTCAAAGCCATGGCTCTACCTGGAGTTCTCCCATCTTGGATTTAtag gGAAGATGTTCCGAACTCGTGACCTCCCGACGGTCGCTGAGTTTTTCCTGATGTTCCATAGAGACAAACCTATCGACTGGCTTTTGGATCACATTCTGTGGGTGAAGGTTTGCAGCCCAGAGAAAGATGCG AAAGACTGCAATGAAAAGAAGGCACTGCTCAAGCAGAGGTACACGCCCTCACTCTTCCAACATGTAGGCCTGCATTCCTCTCTGCCTGGGAAACTGCAGCATCTGAAG GATAAGGACTTTGGGAAGCAGACTCTGTACCAGGCCCATAACAACCCAGCTGCAGAGCTGAGCAGCAGCCTAAAACATTACCAGCAGCACAGTCTGCACAGAGCTTATAGAGGAGAGGACTTCTTCTGGGCATTAACACCCATACAGGGTGATTACATTCTCCTCAACTTCTCCCAGCCAATCCACATATCTGG GTACCTGTTTCGCAGTGGAAACATTGAGACAAGTGGAGATAAATTCCACAACACCACAGTGGAAGTGCTGCCCAGTAAC GCATCAACAAGAGACAAACAAGTCATTGGCTCATCTACTCTCCACAAAGGGTCTGATAAGGCCTTCATCATTATTG GTGCGTTTGAGAATGGAGTCTCTGAGGGGGAGATTGAGGAAGCGCTGCAGCCGATCTCAGCACTACGCCTGGTGGTTCATTCTGACTCCGACGTCTGGGCTCTTCTGAGTGAGGTCTGA
- the LOC118319966 gene encoding alpha-1,3-mannosyl-glycoprotein 4-beta-N-acetylglucosaminyltransferase B isoform X4: MSKGSNGTHPTSTTTTTTIFTVSIVLGIPTVKRDKQNYLVSTLNSLLYSLNYFQRQDLLIIVFVAEVDSTFVSSIAETIRKNFPKDVQSGLLEVISPSPHYYPDFTALTETFGDSKDRVKWRTKQNLDFSFLMQYAQDRGTYYVQLEDDVVAKAGYFNDLKNFAAQEASKPWLYLEFSHLGFIGKMFRTRDLPTVAEFFLMFHRDKPIDWLLDHILWVKVCSPEKDAKDCNEKKALLKQRYTPSLFQHVGLHSSLPGKLQHLKDKDFGKQTLYQAHNNPAAELSSSLKHYQQHSLHRAYRGEDFFWALTPIQGDYILLNFSQPIHISGYLFRSGNIETSGDKFHNTTVEVLPSNASTRDKQVIGSSTLHKGSDKAFIIIGAFENGVSEGEIEEALQPISALRLVVHSDSDVWALLSEIFIKV, from the exons TGTCCATAGTGCTGGGTATTCCTACAGTGAAACGTGATAAGCAGAACTACCTGGTCAGCACACTCAACTCTCTGCTCTACAGCCTGAATTACTTTCAACGCCAAGATCTCCTCATCATTGTCTTTGTTGCTGag GTGGACTCAACATTTGTGAGCAGCATAGCAGAGACCATCAGGAAAAA TTTTCCCAAGGATGTGCAGTCAGGATTACTGGAGGTAATCTCTCCTTCACCACATTACTACCCTGACTTCACCGCCCTAACAGAGACCTTTGGAGACTCCAAGGACAGAGTCAA GTGGCGAACAAAGCAGAATCTGGACTTCAGCTTCCTCATGCAATATGCTCAGGACAGAGGAACGTATTATGTTCAG ttaGAAGATGATGTTGTTGCAAAGGCTGGCTACTTCAATGACTTGAAAAACTTTGCCGCCCAGGAAGCTTCAAAGCCATGGCTCTACCTGGAGTTCTCCCATCTTGGATTTAtag gGAAGATGTTCCGAACTCGTGACCTCCCGACGGTCGCTGAGTTTTTCCTGATGTTCCATAGAGACAAACCTATCGACTGGCTTTTGGATCACATTCTGTGGGTGAAGGTTTGCAGCCCAGAGAAAGATGCG AAAGACTGCAATGAAAAGAAGGCACTGCTCAAGCAGAGGTACACGCCCTCACTCTTCCAACATGTAGGCCTGCATTCCTCTCTGCCTGGGAAACTGCAGCATCTGAAG GATAAGGACTTTGGGAAGCAGACTCTGTACCAGGCCCATAACAACCCAGCTGCAGAGCTGAGCAGCAGCCTAAAACATTACCAGCAGCACAGTCTGCACAGAGCTTATAGAGGAGAGGACTTCTTCTGGGCATTAACACCCATACAGGGTGATTACATTCTCCTCAACTTCTCCCAGCCAATCCACATATCTGG GTACCTGTTTCGCAGTGGAAACATTGAGACAAGTGGAGATAAATTCCACAACACCACAGTGGAAGTGCTGCCCAGTAAC GCATCAACAAGAGACAAACAAGTCATTGGCTCATCTACTCTCCACAAAGGGTCTGATAAGGCCTTCATCATTATTG GTGCGTTTGAGAATGGAGTCTCTGAGGGGGAGATTGAGGAAGCGCTGCAGCCGATCTCAGCACTACGCCTGGTGGTTCATTCTGACTCCGACGTCTGGGCTCTTCTGAGTGAG ATATTCATTAAAGTTTGA
- the LOC118319973 gene encoding short coiled-coil protein B-like produces the protein MSLDDGDLENQAELEEKTRLINQVLELQHTLEDLSARVDSVKEENLKLKSENQVLGQYIENLMSASNVFQTTDTKSKRK, from the exons ATGAGTTTAGACGATG GTGACTTGGAGAACCAGGCTGAGCTGGAAGAGAAGACGAGGCTGATCAACCAGGTGTTGGAGCTTCAACACACTTTAGAgg ACCTGTCTGCTCGGGTGGATTCTGTCAAAGAGGAGAACCTGAAGCTGAAGTCGGAGAACCAGGTTCTTGGTCAGTACATTGAGAACCTTATGTCTGCCTCCAATGTCTTCCAGACCACTGACACCAAGAGCAAACGAAAGTAG